Proteins encoded in a region of the Salinicoccus sp. RF5 genome:
- a CDS encoding universal stress protein, whose translation MYKDILLPYDFGNSFNNVPEQLIKLTDNSEDAKITIFNVIPESEMVDNVKYQGKHFQEIIRDKEEKLKPFLEELEERGLNYTTRFSKGRVTNELLKEINENDYEVVVMSNRRSKREIKHVLGHVTHKVAKRVNTPVLIIK comes from the coding sequence ATGTACAAGGATATACTTCTGCCTTACGACTTTGGGAATTCCTTCAATAACGTACCAGAGCAATTGATCAAACTGACCGACAACAGCGAAGATGCGAAGATCACGATCTTCAATGTCATTCCGGAGAGCGAAATGGTGGATAACGTAAAGTATCAGGGCAAACATTTTCAGGAGATCATCCGCGATAAGGAGGAGAAGCTCAAACCTTTCCTCGAAGAACTGGAGGAACGGGGGTTGAACTATACGACCCGCTTCAGTAAAGGACGTGTGACGAACGAGCTTCTGAAGGAGATAAATGAAAACGATTATGAAGTTGTCGTCATGAGCAACAGGCGTTCAAAACGTGAGATCAAACATGTACTTGGACATGTCACACACAAAGTGGCAAAACGTGTCAACACACCGGTCCTGATCATCAAATAA